The proteins below are encoded in one region of Silene latifolia isolate original U9 population chromosome 2, ASM4854445v1, whole genome shotgun sequence:
- the LOC141627854 gene encoding uncharacterized protein LOC141627854, whose amino-acid sequence MKESNKKQPKTNTATATSPVMNQKMRTFSKLNNKVIMITGASSGIGHDFCLDLAESGCRIIAAARRTDRLKSLCDQINAHTPEDSGACGVRAVAIELDVMADGRSIDVSVQKGWDAFGRVDALVNNAGLRGNVRSALDTKEEEWDTTMNTNLRGLWLVSKSVSLRMHDAKIGGSIINISSVAAVRGHIPGSSAYSTSKAAVNTLTEVMALELGKYSMRVNSICPGIFKSEITETLLKKEWLKNVAMKTVPLRTYGTTDPALTSLVRYLIHDSSSYVTGNIFIVDAGLTLPGIPIFSSL is encoded by the exons AtgaaagaaagcaataaaaaacAACCCAAAACCAACACCGCCACCGCCACCAGCCCAGTAATGAACCAGAAAATGAGGACATTCTCGAAACTAAACAACAAAGTTATAATGATAACGGGAGCGTCATCAGGGATAGGCCATGACTTCTGCCTCGACTTGGCGGAATCCGGCTGCCGGATTATTGCCGCCGCCCGGAGGACTGACCGCCTGAAATCGCTATGTGATCAAATAAATGCCCACACTCCGGAGGACAGTGGCGCGTGTGGTGTACGCGCCGTGGCAATTGAGCTGGACGTGATGGCGGATGGGCGGAGTATCGATGTGTCTGTGCAAAAGGGTTGGGATGCGTTTGGGCGCGTTGATGCTCTTGTTAATAATGCTGGCTTGCGAG GTAATGTGAGATCCGCATTGGATACAAAAGAAGAGGAATGGGACACGACAATGAACACGAATTTACGAGGACTATGGTTGGTATCAAAATCAGTAAGTCTAAGAATGCATGACGCGAAAATAGGAGGATCAATCATAAACATATCGTCTGTCGCTGCTGTTAGAGGCCATATCCCTGGCTCTTCGGCTTATAGTACTTCCAAGGCTGCTGTTAACACATTAACTGAG GTGATGGCCCTGGAACTAGGTAAGTACAGCATGAGGGTGAATTCAATATGTCCGGGAATATTCAAGTCGGAAATAACAGAGACTCTACTGAAGAAGGAATGGCTGAAAAATGTAGCCATGAAAACGGTCCCTCTGAGGACATATGGTACAACTGATCCCGCCCTGACGTCTCTAGTTCGATACTTGATTCATGATTCGTCTTCTTATGTTACTGGAAATATTTTCATTGTTGATGCCGGGCTGACATTACCCGGCATCCCTATTTTTTCTTCCTTATAG
- the LOC141642007 gene encoding putative transcription factor bHLH107, translating to MQHYMENNSAEMDMYRYMAPHGGVRWPHVGPMGYSYGGGGSGGGSDFYAAAAMGMMNDETAEAKAVAASRIHHKEAEKRRRERINSHLDRLRSLLPCTTKTDKATLLSKVVQRVLELKRQTSELHQLDNLMIPSENDEFAVFIHNNNNINEDHQELLNNNNDTNYDDNNNNNDTDNDNDNNKIILKASLCCEDRPDLFSDLNGVLDSLNLKTIRAEISSLGGRVQSVLIVSADNNNGGSDECAVFLRDALKGIVQRSGSEERLKRRRRAFESDC from the exons ATGCAACATTACATGGAGAATAATTCAGCTGAGATGGACATGTACCGTTACATGGCTCCACATGGGGGAGTGAGGTGGCCCCATGTGGGGCCAATGGGTTATAGTTACGGTGGTGGCGGAAGTGGTGGTGGAAGTGATTTTTACGCGGCGGCTGCCATGGGGATGATGAATGATGAAACGGCCGAGGCTAAGGCGGTGGCGGCTTCGAGGATTCATCATAAGGAAGCTGAGAAAAGGAGAAGGGAAAGGATTAATTCTCATCTTGATCGTCTTCGTTCTCTTCTTCCTTGTACTACTAAG ACAGACAAAGCAACGCTCCTTTCCAAGGTAGTGCAGAGAGTGTTGGAACTAAAACGGCAAACCTCGGAGCTCCATCAACTAGACAACTTGATGATCCCTTCTGAAAACGACGAGTTTGCTGTCTTTattcacaataataataatattaatgaagATCATCAGGAattacttaataataataatgacactAATtacgatgataataataataataacgatactgataatgataatgataataataagatTATTTTGAAGGCCTCATTATGTTGTGAGGATAGGCCGGATTTATTTTCCGACCTAAATGGAGTACTTGATTCTTTAAACTTGAAGACGATTCGAGCTGAGATATCATCTCTAGGTGGACGAGTTCAAAGTGTGCTTATTGTTAGCGCGGATAATAACAATGGTGGAAGCGATGAGTGTGCCGTGTTTTTAAGGGATGCGTTGAAGGGGATTGTACAACGGTCCGGATCCGAAGAACGGCTTAAACGACGTCGTAGGGCGTTTGAGTCTGATTGTTGA